TGATATGTCATTTGTCGCATCAGCAACAGATACTATATCCTTATTTCCTTTTTGGTCAGAAGCGAAAACCCAACATGCAGAACGATGCTTTTCTGATATGTTTTGTAAAATAGGTTCTTTAATTCGACACAGGTCTGTGGCGTAAGGACACCGTGGATGAAAAGCACAACCTGATGGCGGGTTAACAGGACTGGGTGGCTCACCTTTTGCTAAAAGTTGGGGCAGTGTAGCCTCGGGATCTGGTTTTGGTATTGCACTAAGCAGGGCTTGCGTATAAGGATGGTTTGGGTTGCTAAACAAAATCTCTGTGGGAGATTCTTCCACAATTTTCCCAAGATACATTACTAAGACACGGTCGGAAATATGTCGAACTACCCCCAGATCATGAGAGATAATTAGATATGTGAGATGTAATTTTTCCTGAAGTTCCATAAGTAGGTTTAATATTTGTGCTTGAACAGAAACGTCCAGTGCGGAGACAGGTTCATCAGCGACAATAAAAGAAGGTTCTACAGCCAACGCTCTGGCAATTCCAATCCTTTGCCGTTGTCCACCACTAAACTCATGGGGATACCGATACATCGCATCAGCATTCAGTCCTACCAATTGAAGTAAATACTCAATGTGTTCTGTACTTTTTTCACGTGGAACGATACTGTGCACATGCAATACTTCCGATAACATAGAGTACACAGTCATTCGTGGATTTAATGAACTATATGGGTCCTGAAATATGATTTGTATTTTTCGTCGTATATTTCGCAATTCTTTCCCTCTGATTTTTGTGAGGTCAGTCCCATCAAATAATATATTTCCTTCTGTAGGTTCGATGAGCCTTAAAATAAGTCGTGCCACTGTGGTTTTACCACTACCACTTTCACCAACTAAACTCACCGTTTCACCACGAGAAACCTTAAAACTAATGCGGTCGACTGCACGAACATATCCCTTTGCCTTTGAAAATATGCCAGCACCAACCGGAAAATGTTTAGTAAGATTTATGACCTCAAGGTAGGATTTCGTTTCATTCATAGCAATTTTTCTCCCGTTCTCGTTTTTCCGAATCCGTATATAGCCAGCATGCAGTTCCTTGTTCCTGGCTGACCCATCGCCATGGCGGTTGTTTCTCGGAGCAGATTTTGGTAGCCTTGGGACAGCGTGGGTGGAAACGACAACCTGTAGGTAAGGCAGTCGCTGATGGAACAGAACCAGGGATGGTTGCCAGCTGTTTTTTTGTTACTGAACGTATTGGCAAAGAGTCAAATAATGCTTGTGTGTATGGATGCACAGGGGTAGAATATATCGCTCTTGCTGAACCTTCTTCCACTTTCTTACCCGCGTATAGTACTACAATCCAGCGGGCTATCTGAGCAACGACACTCAAATCATGGGATATTAATAAAAGGCTCATATTCTTTTCCTTCTGTATCCGTCGCAATAAAGCCAAAATCTCCGCCTGAATAGTTACATCTAAAGCGGTTGTCGGTTCATCTGCAATAAGTAGTTCTGGCTCACAAGCCAGTGCCATAGCAATCATAGCACGTTGAATAAGTCCCCCAGAAAATTCATGAGGATATTGCCGAGCTCTGATATGTGGCTCTGGAATTCCAACCCATTCAAACAATTTTTCAATCCGTGAATATGCTTCCTGCTTCGAGATACGAAAATGATATTGCAAAACGTCTGCAATTTGGTCACCTACCCTAAATACTGGATTCATAGAAGTGGTAGGTTCCTGAAAAATCATAGAGATATGCCGACCCCGAATCTTCATTAACTCATCTGCTGATAATGAAAGTAGATTTTTACCATGGAACAGAACCTCACCCGCAAGTTTTTCTACTGGTGGCGATGGCAAAAGTTTTAATAATGACATAGCAGTAACAGATTTTCCACATCCACTCTCACCTACGAGTGCAATGGCTTCTCCTGGGTGGATAAAAAAGGAAAGCCCATCTACTGCACGGGCTGTGCCAGTGGGAGTTGAAAAATGCACATATAAATTTTTTACATGTAACAATGCATTATCAGCGTTACAAAGGTCTGTCATCAGTAATTTACCTCAATCGTGGATCCATAGCATCGCGCAAGCCTTCACCTACAAGGTTAAAGGCAGTTACAGTAATGAAAATAGCCAAACCAGGGAACAAAACGAGCCACCATGCAAAATCTACATATCCTTGAGATTGCTTTAGCAATTCGCCCCAACTTGGAGCTGGAGGAGGAACACCGAAACCCAGAAAACTTAAACCACTTTCCATCAATATTGCACCAGCCAGACCGAATGTTGCACTAACGAAAACAGGTCCCATTGCATTAGGAAGTATATGTCGAAACATAGTTCGGGTATCACTTAACCCTAATGCTCGAGCCGCTAACACGTACTCCATTTGCTTTTGTTTCAAAAATTCGCCACGCACCAGACGTGCAACTCCAGGCCAACCTGTAAGTCCAATTACTACCATAATAGTCCAAATACTGGGTGGTAAAAATGCCATGACTGTGATTATCAAGAAAAACGTCGGAATCACTAACATCAATTCGATAAAACGCAATACAACAATATCTACCCATGCACCAAAGTAACCTGCCAAGGAACCTAATATGACACCTATTAGCACCGCTATCCCGACTGCAACAAATCCGACGCTGAGAGAAAGTCGCGAGCCCCAAATCATTCGACTCAGAACATCCCTACCACGGTCATCTGTTCCGAGCCAATGCAACTTAGATGGAGGTTGTAAACTCTGGTCCAGATTCTGCCGTAAAGGTCCATAGGGGATAGGCGGTTTGATACACCATTCTCCAGAAGTTGGAACCCATCGGTCGAAATTAGCATATAAGTTTTCAGCCTGTAAATCAGCATAGGTAAGTATATTAGGGAACCAGTAAAGATTCCCTCCTTTATAGAGCACTATCGGCACATCATTTGATAAAAACGGGGCTAAAATAGCAATAAGCCCTAATAAAATAATTATTACTAAAGCCCAAAGCGATAGCCGATGCCGACAAAATTCATTCCAGACTGTTCTCCAATAACTGTGAAGATGTTTTTGATTTTGTTTCAACACGGTTCTTTATTACTCCAGACGTATTCTTGGGTCAACAACTGCATATAAGACATCACTTAGCACAAGACCTATTAGTGTAAGTAAGGTTGATATAGTAAAGACGCCCATGATAAGGGGATAATCTCTTGACAATACCGCTTCAAAACCTAATCGCCCCATACCAGGAATTGAGAAAATGGTTTCGATAATTACACTACCGCCGATAAGTCCTGGGAGTAAGCCAGCAAGAAGAGTGATAATAGGGATAAGAGAATTTCGCATAGCATACTTAAATACAACCATTTTCTCCGAAAACCCATAAGCACGAGCGGTACGGATATAATCCTGACGAATGACATCTAACATTCCCGTTCGCATGTATCGGGATAGACCTGCAAGGCCCGCATAAGTCATACAAAATAGGGGTAATACCATGTGCCATAAACGGTCTAATATCCACCGTGCTAATGAATAATGATGGGCATCGATGCTGTTAATCCCATTCACAGGGAATAAATTCCACCAATCACCACCGCCTAAAAACATGATTAATAACATTGCCACCCAAAAACTGGGTAAACTATACAGGAGAAATAGAATGAATGTTATAATTTGGTCTGACAGAGTACGTTGATGCGTTGCGGAATAGGTACCTAATGGTATGGCAATAAGATAGATAAGTAATGTCTCCAAGATTGTAAATTGCAATGTAATAGGGAGCGTCTCCCGAATTTTTTCCATTACGGGTCTCTGGTCTTTATAACTTCTACCAAAATCAAGGCGTATTATACGACTTAGCCACAGGGCATATTGTACGACAATGGGTTTATCCAATCCATAGAGGGCTTTGGTCTGTTCAATAATTTTTTCCGTTTCAATATTTGACCGCATAGCACCTCCTTCTCCACGTAGTTTGAAGGCAACGGGACTTCCTGGAGCCAATTGGATTATTGCAAAAGTAATTAAGCTGACCCCAATAAAGGTAGGTATCATTAAGATAAGTCTTTTCAAAATATAAGAAGTCATGTGCTTTTATTACTCCTTCGCGTAAATATACTTTTGGAGGTTTTGGGGAACAAACCATTCTCGCTCATACACACCAAAAGGATAAATACGAATTCCATGAACACGTTTGTCAACTGCAATAATTGCTTTCGGTGCCATTAAGAAGGTGTAGGGTTGCTCATCATTTACAATTTCCTGAAAACGTCGGTATAGCTGTATTCGTTTATCACGGTCGAAACAGACTCGTGCTTGTTCAATAAGTTGGTCTGCCTCTTCATTAATGAAGCCAACATAGTTGGAACCTTTCTCCGCCTGACTGGAGTGCCATACCTGATAAGGGTCAGGGTCTGGTGGCATTTGCCAGCCCATAAGAACTGCATCAAAATTGCGACTATCTACCCGCTCCAGAAGCGATGCCCATTCCATCTGCCGTATTTGCATTCGTATTCCTGCACGACTTAAATCCTCTTGATAAACAGTAAGAATCTTTTCCGCAATAGGATTGCTATTGGTGGTCATAATTTCGAAAGCAAGGTCAGTTCCATTTTTATCTCGTATACTATCACCATTGTGGTCTATCCAGTCTGACGCATCCAGCAATTTTTTAGCCTCCTCAGGATTATAAGTCCATGGTCTTACACCATTATGATATTCCGGTGTCCCCGGCATAAAAGGGGTATTTATCGGTTCTGCCATACCATAATAGAGTCGTTTGATAATCTGTTCACGATTGAGCAAAAGGGTCAGGGCATGGCGAACTGTTTTCTCTTTGAACACTTCACGACGAAGATTCCAGCCAATATAATTATACGCAGGACGGGGATACATAAAAATATTAAACTGTTTTTGAAATGTTTCCGATTGTGCTCGACGCATCCAATCTTCAGGACGTATTGCCATATAATCTAAATCATTGCGACGAAGTTTTAAGAATGCTGAATTATCATCCAGAATAATTTGGTAAATAATTCGGTCAAAGTAAGGCTGTCCCTCATCCTTACGCCAATAATTTGGATTTCGCGACAATACCAGCTGTAACCCCGTTTGCCATTCAGCAAGTATATAAGGTCCCGAACCAATAGGTTTGCGATTATTGGGATGATTGTTAAAATCACCTTTGCCATAAATATGTTCTGGGAGAATTTCTAACAAACCTAACATAACTGCATGCTGATAATATGGTTTCTTACAGTGATAACGGACTGTATAGTTGTCTAAAACTTCGCATGATTCAACGTCCATATAGTAATTTTTAAGATGAGGGGCATCGGTTGTAGGGTCCATTAGTTTGTCAAAAGTAAATTTTACATCCTTTGCAGATAAAGGGTGCCCATCAGAAAAACATACATCTTGCCGTAGATAAAAGGTATAACTGAGATGGTCTTCGGATACGTCCCAATGATGTGCTACTCTCGGTATCAACTCTAATGTTTGTGGATTTCGGTCTAATAAACTATCAAAAATCCATGCCAATACTAAGGTAGAATAGGCATCTGTACTTGTGATTGGATTGAGATGAGGCATTTCTGCTGACAATCGGGTAATCAACCAATCCCCCTGGGCTGGTGCCTCACCAACGCCAAACTCTGTAAGCCCTGTTGAACTCGGCTCCTTTCCCACAGGTCCATCTACGGAAGGCATACAACCTGCTATTAGTAGAATATCAATGATAATGTTCACAATGTATACAAAATGAAGCAGTTTTTTCATAATGCCTTCTTTATTTTTTTTATTCTAAATAATATATAATTAGTGTAATCTTATGCTAATTTATAGTTAAAAATATAGGATAATACACTATAGTTATGGAACAATTAGAAAACCTAAAAACAAATTCAATTGTGCTTCCTTGTGATATAACGACATCATTAATTGATGTTCCCACAAAAATAATAATTCCTGAAAGTAATAGTATCCCAATAGATAATGAGTTTGTCCAACTTGCTCCATTATGGGTGCGAACCATAGATAATCAATTTTGTGGGATAGTTCAGGAGCAAAATGAATGGCAATGGATTTGTTCTACTGCTATCAGACGAAGTGCTAAATCTCAGCCTATCATTATTCAACAGGCTCTTAAAGGGAAAAGTTATTACCTCATTGGGTTCCGAGATAGATATCATTTTTTTTCGACGGAAATACTCAGTGTTGAATTTACAGCAGGAAGTTATCGTGTTCCGAAATTAATCTGGGCTCCGTCGGATTGTTCTGGCTTTGAAATTAAACGTATTATTGAAAAATCAAAGATGAAAGGTAAACAATTACCCAGAGGGAATTACTGCACGTTATTTGAATTTGTTTCTAATCAAGATGGGGTATTTCTAACCTTCGCTCAGATTCTCAATTCGCCTGATAAG
This genomic stretch from Candidatus Hydrogenedens sp. harbors:
- a CDS encoding ABC transporter permease, with amino-acid sequence MTSYILKRLILMIPTFIGVSLITFAIIQLAPGSPVAFKLRGEGGAMRSNIETEKIIEQTKALYGLDKPIVVQYALWLSRIIRLDFGRSYKDQRPVMEKIRETLPITLQFTILETLLIYLIAIPLGTYSATHQRTLSDQIITFILFLLYSLPSFWVAMLLIMFLGGGDWWNLFPVNGINSIDAHHYSLARWILDRLWHMVLPLFCMTYAGLAGLSRYMRTGMLDVIRQDYIRTARAYGFSEKMVVFKYAMRNSLIPIITLLAGLLPGLIGGSVIIETIFSIPGMGRLGFEAVLSRDYPLIMGVFTISTLLTLIGLVLSDVLYAVVDPRIRLE
- a CDS encoding peptide-binding protein, producing MKKLLHFVYIVNIIIDILLIAGCMPSVDGPVGKEPSSTGLTEFGVGEAPAQGDWLITRLSAEMPHLNPITSTDAYSTLVLAWIFDSLLDRNPQTLELIPRVAHHWDVSEDHLSYTFYLRQDVCFSDGHPLSAKDVKFTFDKLMDPTTDAPHLKNYYMDVESCEVLDNYTVRYHCKKPYYQHAVMLGLLEILPEHIYGKGDFNNHPNNRKPIGSGPYILAEWQTGLQLVLSRNPNYWRKDEGQPYFDRIIYQIILDDNSAFLKLRRNDLDYMAIRPEDWMRRAQSETFQKQFNIFMYPRPAYNYIGWNLRREVFKEKTVRHALTLLLNREQIIKRLYYGMAEPINTPFMPGTPEYHNGVRPWTYNPEEAKKLLDASDWIDHNGDSIRDKNGTDLAFEIMTTNSNPIAEKILTVYQEDLSRAGIRMQIRQMEWASLLERVDSRNFDAVLMGWQMPPDPDPYQVWHSSQAEKGSNYVGFINEEADQLIEQARVCFDRDKRIQLYRRFQEIVNDEQPYTFLMAPKAIIAVDKRVHGIRIYPFGVYEREWFVPQNLQKYIYAKE
- a CDS encoding ABC transporter permease is translated as MLKQNQKHLHSYWRTVWNEFCRHRLSLWALVIIILLGLIAILAPFLSNDVPIVLYKGGNLYWFPNILTYADLQAENLYANFDRWVPTSGEWCIKPPIPYGPLRQNLDQSLQPPSKLHWLGTDDRGRDVLSRMIWGSRLSLSVGFVAVGIAVLIGVILGSLAGYFGAWVDIVVLRFIELMLVIPTFFLIITVMAFLPPSIWTIMVVIGLTGWPGVARLVRGEFLKQKQMEYVLAARALGLSDTRTMFRHILPNAMGPVFVSATFGLAGAILMESGLSFLGFGVPPPAPSWGELLKQSQGYVDFAWWLVLFPGLAIFITVTAFNLVGEGLRDAMDPRLR
- a CDS encoding ABC transporter ATP-binding protein produces the protein MTDLCNADNALLHVKNLYVHFSTPTGTARAVDGLSFFIHPGEAIALVGESGCGKSVTAMSLLKLLPSPPVEKLAGEVLFHGKNLLSLSADELMKIRGRHISMIFQEPTTSMNPVFRVGDQIADVLQYHFRISKQEAYSRIEKLFEWVGIPEPHIRARQYPHEFSGGLIQRAMIAMALACEPELLIADEPTTALDVTIQAEILALLRRIQKEKNMSLLLISHDLSVVAQIARWIVVLYAGKKVEEGSARAIYSTPVHPYTQALFDSLPIRSVTKKQLATIPGSVPSATALPTGCRFHPRCPKATKICSEKQPPWRWVSQEQGTACWLYTDSEKREREKNCYE
- a CDS encoding ATP-binding cassette domain-containing protein, with protein sequence MNETKSYLEVINLTKHFPVGAGIFSKAKGYVRAVDRISFKVSRGETVSLVGESGSGKTTVARLILRLIEPTEGNILFDGTDLTKIRGKELRNIRRKIQIIFQDPYSSLNPRMTVYSMLSEVLHVHSIVPREKSTEHIEYLLQLVGLNADAMYRYPHEFSGGQRQRIGIARALAVEPSFIVADEPVSALDVSVQAQILNLLMELQEKLHLTYLIISHDLGVVRHISDRVLVMYLGKIVEESPTEILFSNPNHPYTQALLSAIPKPDPEATLPQLLAKGEPPSPVNPPSGCAFHPRCPYATDLCRIKEPILQNISEKHRSACWVFASDQKGNKDIVSVADATNDIS